From one Synechocystis sp. PCC 6803 substr. PCC-P genomic stretch:
- a CDS encoding SDR family oxidoreductase, translating to MAIDISNKTVLVTGANRGIGKVLVESFLEHGAAKVYAAVRKLESAAFLVDKYGNKIVPILIDLADPESIAAAAQTATDVEIVVNNAGVQKVANPLAEEAIACLKFEMETNVYGLISMAQAFAPVLKANGGGAFVQLNSVVSLKSFCNVATYSASKAAAYSITQALREVLAGQGTLVQSVHPGPIATEMTHASGRADIAESPTLVAEAIIAALQSGEFHVFPNDTMAKGMGDAYQSFGKNVIEVSFD from the coding sequence ATGGCCATCGATATTAGCAACAAAACAGTTCTGGTTACTGGTGCCAATCGGGGGATAGGCAAAGTACTGGTGGAGTCTTTTTTGGAGCATGGGGCCGCAAAAGTGTACGCCGCCGTCAGAAAGTTGGAAAGCGCCGCTTTCTTAGTGGACAAATATGGCAATAAAATAGTCCCTATTTTGATCGATCTAGCAGACCCAGAATCCATTGCCGCCGCTGCCCAAACCGCCACAGATGTGGAAATTGTGGTCAATAATGCCGGGGTGCAAAAAGTTGCAAATCCCCTGGCCGAAGAGGCGATCGCCTGCTTGAAATTTGAAATGGAGACCAATGTGTATGGGTTGATCTCCATGGCCCAAGCCTTTGCTCCAGTGCTCAAAGCCAATGGAGGGGGAGCTTTTGTGCAACTCAACTCAGTAGTTTCCCTCAAGTCATTCTGCAATGTTGCTACTTATTCTGCTTCCAAAGCCGCAGCCTATTCCATTACCCAGGCATTGCGGGAAGTTCTGGCTGGACAAGGCACTCTGGTTCAGAGCGTCCATCCTGGCCCCATCGCCACCGAAATGACCCATGCTTCTGGCCGGGCTGATATTGCCGAATCCCCCACCCTAGTGGCGGAAGCTATTATTGCTGCACTACAATCTGGCGAGTTTCACGTTTTTCCCAACGACACCATGGCGAAAGGAATGGGCGATGCCTATCAAAGCTTTGGCAAAAATGTGATTGAGGTCAGCTTTGATTGA
- a CDS encoding Calx-beta domain-containing protein gives MAASTQTPAIAVDSNGFTHLVWNQNNVIYHAYYDPSVGRWRESAPIANSVSAKELKITTGVRSQGEETGSSVEGIFISWIEGEGNNSDIHGASGILNSLGQYNWGQTFKLTDDAVSDENMRLQTTADGNLLLITEKIDLDDPQADRDLYSQVIDLRNRETLHNTLTQVKPLNPSNFIAPNASPTLALGDGDIQVPGTFLITKENKKEYQLPLSFFNGKLEFKNALALGGGINFTNLINSGDPGLSAFLQLQDELSGALSFGKNKVSLKGRLQGKLQLDFLLNGDGNTFSASDALRLRGEYERNLLPGKTTYDIGFSVGGVPISLLDAEVQLGLLFDLAFTLKQKWSTDFDLTPQALVTGGSTLAETQTENTTVEYWYSLVRADGTPAQPGDDPSQLYWLINSDQAADNLLAPPPGLEAPSPAELALIPGVENTGLLSFGTGLSGKLKLALLGFTAFDFESKLEILANFEVFPNVGFDSLEETLALGLNLFGKKWSTTLKVEQNFDNPSLIAENLSTTLNADDLLVGINPDFIQGSTAIYAGNPLDGTSVGSNLTDDTSPSILVASDGNLYATWVKNTHNESLSQVLLAKSTDGGNTWSNPLVIPNSAGMNFNPVIGTTVTGQLLVVWSNASPDIFNPDGSVNRPEFVESLAASTLFYSTSNDNGATWSDAIPINPDIKTPQALTLTQLANGALLLSWVVADTLIPDTGLYTNGGDTKNDVLYSSFWNGTSWSNAQIVASGDLRLLETPVSATVGGEATIFWTEVNPAADDGISIFYSSYNQQFAQWTPAVLFAPDLSNLTTFQTVAEAIEISNSISNQTVNSAFDQPTHNSVVAESDLRLVIPHNNSQGSSQLQVSPIRVKETDGEAVLLVRRTGNIQEAVSFNYRTVDGSATAGADYVAQAGTLTFAPGEVFKEIRIAILDDDITERRAEKFRVVITSDHEGAHLRLDGLRLGNTRLELVATVTTIEDEPTSLSEIDSGFILNADPLAQAGMAIAPGGDINSDGTDDFLVGAPAKNGGNGAVYVVYGNPTIGIRDQGLSLDSLDGTNGVIIQGASQSLLGTAMATADLDSDGLSDLVLGAPQNSVQNSAGKVYILRGSNVEGQSTIDLSTASSLVLESNQAGNAAGFKTAIADVTGDGLADVIISAPAINTIYVVFGSAIKNALNSNTPSLNLDNLGSDGFLLNTGIGQIGTGLGVADINGDGVFDLLLGAPQANPVDYSGSEDADSKPLAYGGQVYVAFGGTGLNGSLNLGQLNGSNGLILNGQAFYNQSNLGGGTPSDPNLQPDFTIADNAGTNVVNAGDINNDGFDDFIISAANSAANGINGLGRAYVVFGKASGWNSAINLQNLDGTNGFIINGIYDTTQNLGGNAGYWISAVGDINNDFFDDFIISAPTLGTNGPNSATGQSYLILGTSQWANFLNQGVLELSDVNTLNSRVFLFNNPNSGTQLGLGLGSIGDVNGDGSPDMAIATPQIYPGVETSQIYVAYGHPWVGAGGSIDVTKLRSDNGFVFQPVTKNEIGTVQLGADINNDGYVDTLIADAGFNGAGGKIVYLFFGSDPAQPSTFVDSVAITIASNDGLILGQQTLDYGDFNNDGITDFVVSRSGALGQSYATIILGSEDSSIWSSINPDTGIDINNLLASNGGVNITVPNVPNQGALVNLASGDFNGDGIDDVLLSSANLNPVIVFGKETWSSGVTSNVNVLNESLPIQIEAGKPITAVNSLGDVNGDGYEDFGLIGIDEVNENLYGYVIFGKNNLASNSSLNLATLNGSNGFKLTSPSISSISEQGGVGSISLAGDLNGDGFGDFIVGLTNDLNFGKNGAAYVVFGGRNLGSSGSFNLSNLNGGNGFTIQQAPGSEDLVGYSIAGGGDINGDGYDDLLVSAPSAGVGNPDGTNNGDTEGTIYTLFGSSILGVGGTVDLSNLNGSNGFETVGAQAYSFAGSFVGGLSDVNGDGYADLGIGAQGDNSQGVSGLAYNVFGGDFTQNVTYVGTIDNDIFSATSLATSSAPHIMNGGQGNDILQSAGVNVSAGGRVVMNGGQGNDLLSIGSLNFERLDGGSGKDILQLNSYILSSNNLDLTDTTIGSRIRGIEVIDLGINNRVTLNVETLTALSDTTNTFTVLGHNSFIVASDFQNWTKSGTVTEQGVTYDQYINKGTKLLIQQSNNLFESTAVSSVAVYGTENGETLVPGIFPGFVGKDNIIFALGGDDLVDLSLAQGNNQVYGGPGNDRLIAGQNDSLFGGLGNDILDTSGDRGTNNLNGGDGDDTFFLGQGDKAFGNDGNDRFFMRGSGRNLISGGAGADHFWIADIDFTNSFNAILDFELGIDTIGLKGLASRQDDLKLIQYGTDVLIALGDEYLARVTGVLRPFLEVVSDGIDLFVQGAQDVSPIVVSNTNDSGAGSLRQAIIDAGANASPDTIDMTGIAAGTIILNSPLPTLNNRNDITFVTLGAFGTPTIKFNNPSAFNNIFTLEGVAVNLSYMNLQNGYAKGGDGVSGGGGGAGAGGALTILQGSTVIIDNVSFDSNRAVGGNGTAGARGGGGEIFGTPDDRPSAGGGGGNFNASGNANNGGAAGSVGDDKAGGTGGTGGTGGFGIGGGGGGGGGGSSSGSPFDFTPRNGGSGGPGGAGGFGAGGGAGGGGGGSSGQNPGDDKRGGFGGSGGSGGGNPIGGNGSVGSQGGAGNTVEGGSPGNGGSGGGGAGLGGALFINQATVTITNSQFSGNTTQGGTGGNSGQALGGAIFITDNSFVTGAGLTFSNNSAPSSPGGSFSNAYGQFQNNNDVYGTIDSLSNASTNLFLVPPLTPEVQNEISVVAKDNLFFVQLPDGSEVSLLYEDQPFVSGSFGNWQILEAETINGVNNVLWQNPDIDEIGVWNADSNWNWISSETWPTNSFNTLEAEINFQIDLNGDELLGDRLTNIESKGNTSFLEGIFGNYYVQTGDDLTAPIKYLGEVFENNFGDWQGLAAETVNGINQVLWQNLETSEIGVWSTDSNWNWLSSDVFAAGSLQALEQQLIFAVDVN, from the coding sequence ATGGCTGCCTCTACCCAGACTCCGGCGATCGCCGTTGACTCGAACGGTTTTACACATTTAGTTTGGAACCAAAATAACGTCATTTACCACGCCTACTACGACCCTTCTGTCGGGCGGTGGCGGGAATCTGCTCCGATCGCCAATAGTGTCAGTGCCAAAGAACTTAAAATTACCACAGGAGTACGAAGCCAAGGGGAAGAAACAGGAAGTTCCGTAGAGGGGATTTTTATTTCTTGGATCGAAGGAGAAGGAAATAACAGCGATATTCATGGCGCTAGCGGCATTCTCAATAGCCTAGGGCAATATAACTGGGGCCAAACATTCAAGCTCACCGATGACGCAGTGAGTGATGAAAATATGCGGTTGCAGACCACTGCCGACGGTAATCTGCTCCTAATCACCGAAAAAATTGACTTAGATGATCCCCAAGCTGACAGAGATTTATACAGCCAAGTCATAGACCTCAGAAACCGAGAAACACTCCATAACACCCTCACCCAGGTCAAGCCTCTCAATCCCAGTAATTTTATTGCTCCCAATGCTTCCCCCACCTTGGCCCTCGGAGATGGAGATATACAAGTTCCAGGAACTTTTTTAATCACGAAAGAAAACAAAAAAGAGTATCAACTTCCTTTATCTTTTTTTAACGGCAAATTGGAATTCAAAAATGCCCTTGCCCTAGGGGGGGGGATCAACTTTACGAACCTGATTAATTCGGGTGATCCAGGGCTATCTGCTTTTTTGCAACTGCAGGATGAACTGTCCGGGGCACTGAGCTTCGGTAAAAACAAGGTTTCCCTCAAAGGTCGTCTACAGGGGAAACTCCAACTAGATTTTTTACTTAACGGGGATGGCAATACTTTTTCTGCATCCGATGCCCTGAGGCTCAGGGGAGAATACGAACGTAATTTATTACCAGGGAAAACCACCTATGACATTGGTTTTTCTGTAGGTGGAGTTCCGATTTCTCTCCTCGATGCTGAAGTTCAGTTGGGATTGCTTTTTGATTTGGCTTTTACGCTCAAACAAAAATGGAGTACAGATTTTGATCTTACCCCCCAAGCCCTAGTCACGGGGGGATCAACCCTAGCTGAAACTCAGACAGAAAATACAACTGTTGAATATTGGTATTCCTTGGTGCGGGCTGATGGCACTCCGGCCCAGCCTGGAGATGACCCCAGCCAACTCTACTGGCTAATCAATTCGGACCAAGCCGCAGACAATTTGCTTGCGCCGCCCCCTGGTTTAGAAGCTCCAAGTCCAGCGGAATTAGCACTGATTCCCGGCGTGGAAAACACTGGTCTTCTTAGCTTTGGCACTGGATTATCAGGCAAATTAAAGCTGGCCTTGCTTGGCTTTACGGCTTTTGATTTTGAAAGCAAGCTAGAGATCCTGGCAAACTTTGAAGTTTTCCCTAACGTCGGATTTGATAGCTTAGAAGAAACACTCGCACTAGGGCTAAATCTTTTTGGTAAAAAATGGTCCACAACCCTCAAAGTTGAGCAAAACTTCGATAATCCCAGCTTGATTGCAGAAAATTTGTCGACTACCCTCAATGCCGATGATTTGCTAGTTGGCATTAACCCTGATTTTATCCAAGGAAGTACTGCGATCTATGCGGGCAATCCCCTTGATGGCACTAGTGTTGGTTCTAATCTGACCGATGACACCTCCCCCAGTATTCTTGTAGCGAGTGATGGCAATCTTTATGCTACCTGGGTGAAAAATACCCATAATGAAAGTCTGTCCCAGGTGTTACTGGCGAAATCCACCGATGGCGGCAATACCTGGAGCAATCCTTTAGTGATTCCCAACAGTGCCGGCATGAACTTTAACCCGGTCATCGGCACAACGGTAACGGGGCAACTATTGGTGGTTTGGAGTAATGCCAGTCCTGATATTTTTAATCCCGATGGAAGCGTTAACCGGCCTGAGTTTGTTGAATCCCTTGCGGCCAGTACGTTGTTCTATTCAACCTCCAATGATAATGGCGCTACTTGGAGCGATGCCATACCCATTAACCCAGACATTAAAACTCCCCAGGCTTTGACCCTAACTCAACTGGCGAATGGCGCATTACTTCTATCCTGGGTCGTAGCGGATACCCTGATACCAGATACCGGACTATATACCAATGGCGGTGACACTAAGAATGATGTACTTTACAGTTCTTTTTGGAATGGAACAAGCTGGAGTAATGCTCAAATCGTAGCTAGCGGTGACCTGCGTTTATTAGAAACGCCCGTATCTGCAACGGTGGGCGGCGAAGCGACAATATTCTGGACAGAGGTGAATCCTGCTGCCGATGATGGCATAAGTATTTTTTATAGTAGCTATAATCAGCAATTTGCCCAGTGGACTCCTGCGGTTCTATTTGCGCCGGATTTATCAAACCTCACCACTTTCCAAACCGTGGCGGAGGCGATCGAAATTAGCAACAGCATCAGCAATCAAACAGTTAATTCTGCTTTTGATCAGCCAACCCACAACAGTGTTGTGGCGGAAAGTGATTTGCGCTTAGTAATTCCCCACAACAATAGTCAAGGCTCCAGTCAACTCCAAGTTTCACCTATTCGGGTAAAAGAAACCGATGGCGAAGCTGTTTTGCTTGTGCGTCGCACCGGGAATATTCAAGAAGCGGTGAGCTTTAATTATCGTACTGTAGATGGTTCTGCCACAGCGGGGGCTGATTATGTAGCCCAGGCTGGAACCCTGACCTTTGCTCCAGGGGAAGTTTTCAAGGAGATTCGGATTGCAATCCTAGATGATGACATTACCGAACGCCGGGCAGAAAAATTTCGGGTGGTCATCACTAGTGACCATGAAGGTGCTCACCTCCGCCTAGATGGTTTGCGTTTGGGGAATACCAGATTAGAACTCGTTGCAACGGTAACAACCATTGAGGATGAGCCAACCAGCCTATCTGAAATTGACAGTGGTTTCATCTTAAATGCAGATCCCCTAGCCCAAGCTGGTATGGCGATCGCCCCAGGGGGAGATATAAATAGTGATGGCACGGATGATTTCTTGGTAGGCGCACCGGCCAAAAATGGGGGCAATGGTGCCGTCTATGTGGTCTATGGTAATCCGACCATTGGCATTCGGGATCAAGGTCTATCCTTGGATAGTCTTGATGGTACTAATGGGGTCATTATCCAGGGAGCGAGTCAAAGCCTATTGGGAACGGCCATGGCGACGGCGGATTTAGACAGTGACGGGTTGAGTGATCTGGTGTTGGGAGCTCCTCAAAATTCAGTGCAAAATTCTGCGGGTAAAGTTTATATTCTGCGGGGTAGCAACGTCGAGGGTCAAAGCACTATTGATTTATCTACGGCTTCTAGTTTAGTTTTGGAGTCCAATCAAGCCGGTAATGCGGCGGGCTTTAAAACGGCGATCGCCGACGTGACAGGGGACGGTCTAGCAGATGTGATTATCAGTGCCCCTGCCATTAATACCATTTATGTAGTATTTGGGTCGGCCATTAAAAATGCCCTGAACAGTAACACCCCCTCCCTGAATTTGGACAATCTAGGCAGTGACGGCTTTCTTCTAAATACAGGGATCGGCCAAATCGGAACAGGATTAGGCGTGGCTGACATCAATGGCGATGGTGTCTTTGATCTATTATTGGGGGCACCCCAGGCCAATCCGGTAGATTATTCTGGTAGCGAAGATGCGGATAGTAAGCCTCTAGCCTATGGCGGTCAGGTCTATGTTGCCTTTGGTGGCACCGGTTTAAATGGTTCTTTGAACCTAGGTCAACTCAATGGCAGTAATGGTCTGATTCTCAATGGGCAAGCTTTTTATAACCAGTCCAACCTGGGGGGAGGCACCCCCTCTGACCCGAATTTACAGCCGGACTTCACTATTGCAGATAACGCTGGCACCAACGTGGTCAATGCGGGCGACATCAATAATGACGGTTTCGATGACTTTATTATCAGCGCCGCCAACTCTGCCGCCAATGGCATTAATGGCTTAGGGCGAGCCTATGTGGTTTTTGGCAAGGCTTCGGGATGGAATAGTGCGATTAATTTGCAAAATCTCGATGGCACCAATGGATTTATCATCAACGGTATTTACGATACAACCCAAAATTTGGGGGGTAATGCAGGGTACTGGATTTCCGCTGTCGGGGATATCAATAACGACTTTTTTGATGACTTTATTATCAGCGCGCCAACCTTAGGAACCAATGGGCCTAACAGTGCCACCGGCCAAAGTTATCTTATTTTAGGTACAAGTCAATGGGCTAATTTCCTCAATCAAGGGGTACTGGAATTATCCGACGTCAATACTCTTAATAGTCGGGTCTTTTTGTTTAACAATCCTAACTCCGGTACTCAATTGGGCTTAGGCCTGGGGTCTATTGGGGATGTGAATGGAGATGGTTCCCCCGATATGGCGATCGCCACGCCTCAGATCTATCCAGGAGTCGAGACTAGCCAAATTTACGTTGCCTACGGACACCCTTGGGTCGGAGCGGGCGGCAGTATTGATGTCACCAAATTGCGGAGTGATAACGGTTTTGTCTTCCAGCCCGTCACTAAGAATGAAATTGGAACGGTGCAGTTAGGGGCGGATATTAACAACGACGGCTATGTTGATACCCTAATTGCGGATGCGGGCTTTAATGGTGCTGGGGGGAAAATTGTTTACCTTTTCTTTGGCAGTGACCCGGCTCAACCCAGCACTTTTGTCGATAGTGTAGCGATTACGATCGCCAGCAATGATGGTCTGATTTTAGGTCAGCAAACCCTCGACTACGGCGACTTCAACAACGATGGCATTACTGATTTTGTCGTTTCCCGCAGTGGCGCCTTAGGGCAAAGCTACGCAACCATTATTTTGGGTAGCGAAGATTCCTCCATCTGGTCAAGCATTAACCCCGATACCGGCATTGACATCAATAATTTACTTGCAAGTAATGGTGGTGTTAATATCACCGTTCCTAACGTTCCTAACCAAGGCGCACTGGTGAATCTAGCCTCCGGTGACTTTAACGGGGATGGTATAGATGATGTTTTACTTAGCAGCGCAAACCTCAACCCAGTCATTGTTTTTGGCAAAGAAACCTGGAGCAGTGGAGTAACTAGCAATGTCAATGTTTTAAATGAGTCTTTACCCATCCAAATTGAAGCGGGTAAACCAATTACAGCAGTCAATTCCCTGGGGGATGTTAATGGTGATGGCTACGAGGATTTTGGCTTGATTGGCATTGATGAGGTTAATGAAAACCTTTATGGTTACGTCATTTTTGGCAAAAACAATTTAGCCTCCAATTCCTCCCTCAATTTAGCAACCCTCAATGGCAGTAATGGCTTTAAGTTAACCTCTCCAAGCATTTCTAGCATATCTGAGCAGGGAGGAGTGGGCAGTATTAGCTTGGCAGGAGATCTCAACGGTGATGGCTTTGGAGACTTCATTGTCGGCCTGACGAATGATCTTAACTTTGGTAAGAATGGCGCAGCCTATGTTGTCTTTGGAGGCCGTAACCTTGGCTCCAGCGGCTCTTTCAACCTCAGCAACTTAAATGGTGGCAACGGCTTCACCATCCAGCAGGCTCCTGGCTCAGAAGACCTCGTAGGTTATAGTATCGCTGGCGGCGGAGATATCAATGGGGATGGTTATGATGACTTGCTGGTTAGTGCCCCTAGCGCAGGAGTTGGGAACCCAGATGGGACAAATAATGGTGATACAGAAGGAACTATTTATACTCTATTTGGTAGTTCTATTCTCGGTGTTGGTGGCACGGTGGATCTGTCCAATTTAAATGGCAGTAATGGATTTGAGACCGTTGGTGCCCAAGCCTATTCCTTTGCGGGTTCCTTTGTGGGGGGATTAAGTGATGTCAATGGGGACGGCTACGCCGATCTTGGCATTGGGGCCCAGGGTGACAACTCCCAAGGAGTTTCAGGGTTGGCCTACAACGTCTTTGGTGGGGACTTTACCCAGAATGTCACCTACGTTGGCACTATTGACAACGACATTTTTTCGGCAACTTCCCTCGCAACCTCATCCGCTCCCCATATTATGAATGGGGGTCAGGGTAACGATATTTTGCAGAGCGCAGGTGTAAATGTTTCCGCCGGGGGACGAGTCGTGATGAATGGAGGCCAAGGCAATGACTTGCTATCCATCGGGAGTCTCAATTTTGAACGCTTGGACGGGGGTAGTGGTAAAGATATTTTGCAACTCAATAGTTACATTCTGTCTTCCAACAACCTTGACCTCACCGATACCACAATCGGCAGTCGGATCCGAGGTATTGAAGTCATTGACCTAGGAATTAACAATCGGGTCACGTTGAACGTAGAAACCCTCACAGCCTTATCTGATACCACCAACACTTTTACGGTTTTGGGTCATAACTCCTTTATCGTCGCCAGTGACTTCCAGAATTGGACAAAATCAGGGACTGTGACAGAACAAGGTGTAACTTATGACCAGTACATAAATAAGGGAACTAAGCTCTTAATTCAACAAAGCAATAATCTATTTGAGTCCACCGCTGTTTCCTCTGTGGCGGTCTATGGTACAGAAAACGGTGAAACCCTCGTGCCAGGTATTTTTCCCGGATTTGTCGGCAAAGATAATATCATTTTTGCCCTAGGGGGAGATGACTTAGTCGATCTGAGTCTGGCCCAGGGCAACAATCAAGTTTATGGTGGTCCAGGTAACGATCGCCTTATTGCAGGACAAAATGATTCTCTGTTCGGGGGTTTAGGAAACGACATCCTTGATACCTCGGGCGATCGGGGAACTAATAACCTAAATGGTGGAGATGGAGATGATACTTTCTTCCTGGGACAGGGAGACAAGGCCTTCGGTAACGATGGTAATGATCGCTTCTTCATGCGGGGCAGTGGTCGAAACTTGATCAGCGGTGGAGCCGGAGCGGATCATTTTTGGATTGCGGATATTGACTTTACCAATTCTTTTAATGCGATTCTGGACTTTGAGCTAGGTATTGATACCATTGGGCTTAAGGGTTTAGCTTCCCGTCAAGACGATCTCAAGCTCATTCAGTATGGCACTGATGTTTTAATTGCCCTAGGGGATGAATATCTGGCTCGGGTAACAGGTGTCCTGCGTCCCTTCCTAGAAGTTGTTAGTGATGGCATAGACCTATTTGTTCAAGGTGCCCAAGATGTATCTCCCATTGTCGTTAGCAATACAAATGACTCGGGAGCCGGTTCCCTTCGGCAAGCCATTATTGATGCAGGCGCTAATGCCAGCCCCGATACGATTGATATGACTGGTATCGCCGCTGGCACCATTATTTTGAATAGTCCTTTACCCACTCTCAATAACCGTAATGATATTACCTTTGTAACTCTAGGAGCCTTTGGTACTCCAACGATAAAGTTTAATAACCCCTCGGCTTTCAACAATATTTTCACCCTTGAAGGGGTCGCAGTTAATCTTTCCTACATGAACTTGCAGAATGGCTATGCCAAAGGCGGCGATGGGGTAAGTGGCGGCGGCGGTGGTGCCGGGGCTGGTGGCGCCCTAACTATCCTCCAAGGTAGTACTGTCATTATTGATAATGTGAGCTTTGACAGCAATCGAGCCGTGGGCGGCAATGGAACAGCCGGGGCCCGTGGTGGTGGTGGTGAGATTTTTGGAACCCCGGATGATCGTCCTTCTGCCGGGGGAGGGGGCGGAAATTTTAACGCCTCTGGTAATGCCAACAATGGCGGTGCCGCAGGGTCTGTTGGTGATGATAAAGCTGGGGGAACTGGGGGAACTGGGGGAACTGGAGGTTTCGGGATCGGTGGCGGTGGCGGTGGTGGCGGTGGCGGTAGTTCAAGTGGTAGTCCATTTGATTTTACTCCCAGAAATGGAGGAAGTGGCGGCCCTGGTGGTGCTGGTGGCTTTGGTGCCGGTGGTGGTGCTGGTGGCGGTGGCGGTGGTTCTTCAGGACAAAATCCTGGTGATGATAAGAGAGGTGGCTTTGGTGGTTCTGGAGGGTCCGGAGGTGGCAATCCCATCGGTGGGAATGGTAGTGTAGGGTCTCAAGGGGGCGCTGGTAATACAGTTGAAGGAGGTAGTCCCGGAAATGGGGGTAGTGGCGGCGGCGGTGCTGGTTTAGGCGGTGCGCTCTTTATTAACCAGGCCACGGTTACCATCACTAATTCCCAGTTCAGTGGCAACACAACCCAAGGAGGAACTGGGGGAAATTCCGGTCAAGCATTGGGCGGAGCCATTTTTATTACCGACAATTCCTTCGTGACTGGTGCGGGTCTGACATTCAGCAATAATTCTGCTCCCAGTAGTCCCGGCGGTAGTTTTAGCAATGCCTATGGCCAGTTCCAAAACAATAATGATGTCTATGGCACCATTGATTCCCTTTCCAATGCTTCAACGAACCTATTCCTGGTTCCTCCCCTTACTCCCGAGGTGCAAAACGAGATAAGCGTCGTTGCTAAAGACAATCTTTTCTTTGTGCAATTGCCTGACGGCAGTGAAGTCAGTCTTCTTTACGAGGATCAGCCCTTTGTAAGTGGCAGTTTTGGAAATTGGCAAATCCTCGAAGCAGAAACAATTAATGGTGTTAATAACGTGCTTTGGCAGAATCCTGATATTGATGAAATTGGGGTTTGGAACGCCGATAGTAACTGGAACTGGATTTCGTCCGAAACTTGGCCTACCAATTCTTTCAACACTTTGGAAGCAGAAATTAATTTCCAGATTGATTTAAACGGCGATGAACTCCTTGGCGATCGCCTTACAAATATTGAAAGCAAAGGTAACACTAGTTTTCTCGAAGGTATCTTTGGTAATTATTATGTTCAAACTGGGGATGATTTAACGGCACCAATCAAATATCTGGGTGAAGTATTTGAAAACAATTTTGGTGACTGGCAGGGCCTAGCAGCGGAGACAGTTAATGGTATTAACCAGGTACTTTGGCAAAACCTTGAAACTAGTGAAATTGGTGTTTGGAGCACCGATAGCAACTGGAATTGGCTGTCATCAGACGTTTTCGCCGCTGGCTCTCTCCAAGCCCTAGAGCAACAGTTAATTTTTGCCGTAGATGTTAACTGA
- a CDS encoding heme-binding protein — protein sequence MSKRFFQPCLVLGISLGLSLALVPDALALKTYYQLPISLAVEAAMEAVNTCQQDGYNVTATVVNREGLVQAVIRGDDATPHTIENSFYKAFTLITLGPITGQDSTGAIAQKMTPAPLPVGSVPLAPNPITGLSFSTGGSAIKVGDQLVAAIGVSGSPNGNLDQTCGLKGIEKIKSRLVP from the coding sequence GTGAGCAAACGTTTTTTCCAGCCTTGTTTAGTGTTGGGGATTTCCCTTGGTTTATCTTTAGCCCTTGTTCCTGACGCCCTAGCCCTAAAAACCTATTATCAATTGCCCATAAGCCTAGCAGTAGAAGCGGCCATGGAAGCGGTCAATACCTGTCAACAGGATGGTTATAACGTCACCGCCACGGTGGTCAATCGAGAAGGTTTAGTACAAGCTGTAATTCGGGGAGATGACGCCACCCCCCACACCATCGAAAATAGTTTTTATAAAGCCTTTACTTTGATTACCCTGGGCCCCATCACTGGGCAAGATTCCACTGGGGCGATCGCCCAAAAGATGACCCCAGCTCCTTTGCCTGTGGGTTCTGTGCCCTTGGCTCCCAATCCTATTACTGGTCTTAGTTTTAGCACCGGCGGCTCAGCCATTAAAGTGGGAGACCAATTAGTGGCGGCGATCGGCGTTTCTGGTTCACCCAATGGTAATTTAGACCAAACCTGTGGTCTGAAAGGTATTGAAAAAATTAAATCCCGTTTAGTGCCTTAA